In the genome of Notamacropus eugenii isolate mMacEug1 chromosome 5, mMacEug1.pri_v2, whole genome shotgun sequence, one region contains:
- the LCP1 gene encoding plastin-2: MARSSVSDEEMADLREAFSKVDTDGNGYISCNELNDLFKAACLPLPGYRIREITENLMATGDLNHDGRISFDEFISVFHGLKSTEVAKTFRKAINKKEGICAIGGTSEQSSVGTQHSYSEEEKYAFVNWVNKALENDPDCKHVLPMDPNTDDLFTAVGDGIVLCKMINLSVPDTIDERTINKKKLTPFTIQENLNLALNSASAIGCHVVNIGAEDLKEGKPYLVLGLLWQVIKIGLFADIELSRNEALIALLREGESLEDLMKLSPEDLLLRWANYHLENSGCNKINNFSTDIKDSKAYFHLLEQVAPKGDEEGIPAITIDMSGIREKDDIQRAECMLQQAEKLGCRQFVTATDVVRGNPKLNLAFIANLFNRYPALHKPENQDIDWGSLEGETREERTFRNWMNSLGVNPRVNHLYSDLSDSLVIFQLYEKIKVPVDWNRVNKPPYPKLGGNMKKLENCNYAVELGKNQAKFSLVGIAGQDLNEGNRTLTLALIWQLMRRYTLSILEDIGGGQKVYDDIIINWVNETLKEAEKSSSISGFKDPKISTSMPVLDLIDAIQPGSIKYDLLKTENLDDEEKLNNAKYAISMARKIGARVYALPEDLVEVKPKMVMTVFACLMGKGMKKV, from the exons ATGGCCAGAAGTTCAGTGTCTGATGAAGAAATGGCAGACCTCAGAGAAGCTTTCTCCAAAGTTG ATACAGATGGCAATGGGTACATCAGCTGCAATGAActgaatgacttgttcaaggcaGCTTGCTTACCCTTGCCTGGGTACAGAATAAGGGAAATCACTGAGAATCTGATGGCAACTGGAGATCTAAACCATGATGGCCGGATCAGCTTTGATGAGTTTATCTCA GTGTTTCATGGATTAAAAAGCACAGAAGTTGCCAAGACCTTCAGAAAAGCcattaataaaaaagaagggaTTTGTGCTATTGGTGGGACTTCAGAGCAATCCAGTGTTGGGACACAGCATTCCTATTCAG aggaagaaaaatatgccTTTGTTAACTGGGTAAACAAAGCCCTGGAAAATGATCCTGATTGTAAGCACGTCCTCCCTATGGATCCAAATACAGATGACCTCTTTACCGCTGTTGGAGATGGCATTGTCCTATG taAAATGATCAACCTATCAGTGCCAGATACAATTGATGAAAGAACAATCAACAAAAAGAAACTTACCCCATTTACCATCCAG GAGAATTTGAACCTGGCTCTGAACTCTGCTTCAGCGATTGGGTGCCATGTGGTTAACATAGGCGCTGAGGACTTAAAAGAGGGGAAACCTTATCTGGTCTTGGGCCTTTTGTGGCAAGTCATCAAAATCGGATTGTTTGCCGACATTGAACTCAGCAGAAATGAAG CTCTGATTGCGCTTTTGAGGGAAGGCGAGAGTCTGGAGGACTTGATGAAACTTTCCCCTGAGGACCTTTTGCTGAGATGGGCAAATTATCACCTGGAAAACTCAGGCTGCAATAAAATCAACAACTTCAGTACTGATATCAAG gACTCCAAAGCTTACTTCCACCTGCTTGAACAGGTGGCTCCTAAGGGAGATGAGGAAGGTATTCCGGCTATTACAATTGACATGTCAGGAATAAGG GAGAAGGATGACATCCAGAGGGCAGAGTGTATGTTGCAACAAGCAGAAAAACTGGGATGCCGGCAATTTGTCACCGCCACAGATGTTGTCCGTGGGAACCCCAAGTTGAACCTGGCTTTTATTGCCAATCTCTTTAACAGATACCCTGCCTTACATAAACCAGAGAACCAAGACATTGATTGGGGATCACTTGAAG GTGAGACGAGGGAGGAGCGTACATTTAGGAACTGGATGAATTCCTTAGGTGTGAATCCTCGGGTCAATCATTTGTACAG tgATTTGTCAGACTCCCTGGTCATCTTCCAGCTCTATGAAAAGATAAAAGTACCTGTTGACTGGAACAGAGTGAACAAGCCACCATACCCTAAGCTGGGAGGTAACATGAAGAAG CTTGAGAACTGTAACTACGCTGTGGAACTGGGGAAGAATCAAGCCAAGTTTTCTCTCGTTGGCATTGCTGGACAGGATCTCAATGAAGGAAACCGCACGTTGACGCTTGCCTTAATTTGGCAGTTAATGAGAAG GTACACACTGAGCATTCTTGAAGATATTGGCGGAGGACAAAAAGTCTATgatgatattattattaactgGGTGAATGAAACATTGAAAGAAGCTGAGAAGAGCTCATCTATCAGTGGTTTCAAG gaTCCTAAGATCAGCACTAGTATGCCTGTTCTGGATCTCATTGATGCCATTCAGCCAGGATCCATCAAGTATGATCTCTTGAAAACAGAGAACCTAGATGATGAAGAAAAACTCAATAATGCCAA GTATGCCATTTCAATGGCCCGAAAAATTGGTGCAAGAGTATATGCTCTTCCAGAAGACCTGGTTGAGGTGAAACCCAAAATGGTCATGACAGTTTTTGCATGTCTCATGGGAAAGGGGATGAAGAAGGTATAA